In a single window of the Deinococcus aetherius genome:
- a CDS encoding LURP-one-related/scramblase family protein: MNPSFPLTLEFKFSLLTELRVTDAQGQLVAVVKEKFFSIRDEVRVYADEGRRQQTHGIRARGLMAGALDWRARREIRRVDGSEVGALQAQGLRTLWAASYELLGPDGRPEFTIRDDQPWMSVVEGVFDVIPLVGDLIALGFDYLVNPTYTVTDVAGQPAFRVRKRRSFFSRRFVVEELRPVRPEEAELVTLGLIQLVLRERERG, from the coding sequence GTGAACCCCTCCTTTCCCCTCACGCTCGAATTCAAGTTCAGCCTCCTGACCGAGCTGCGGGTCACCGACGCGCAGGGCCAGCTCGTCGCGGTCGTGAAGGAGAAGTTCTTCAGCATCCGCGACGAGGTGCGGGTGTACGCCGACGAGGGCCGCAGGCAGCAGACCCACGGCATCCGTGCCCGGGGCCTGATGGCGGGTGCGCTGGACTGGCGGGCCCGGCGTGAGATTCGGCGGGTGGACGGCTCCGAGGTCGGCGCCCTTCAGGCTCAGGGTCTGCGCACTCTGTGGGCGGCGAGCTACGAACTCCTCGGGCCGGACGGCCGCCCCGAATTCACCATCCGGGACGACCAGCCCTGGATGAGCGTGGTGGAGGGCGTATTCGATGTCATCCCCCTCGTCGGCGACTTGATCGCGCTCGGCTTCGACTACCTCGTCAATCCCACATATACAGTCACGGACGTCGCCGGGCAACCGGCCTTCCGGGTCCGCAAACGCCGCAGCTTCTTCTCCCGCCGCTTCGTGGTGGAGGAACTGCGTCCCGTCCGGCCCGAGGAGGCGGAACTCGTGACGCTGGGGCTGATTCAGCTTGTGCTGCGGGAGCGGGAGCGCGGGTAA
- a CDS encoding endonuclease III domain-containing protein, with translation MTEPLLGLPEGERPLNAARPESERAELLRWMFDRVHEEYGDRTHEPRREPMHELISTILSQRTTARDEDAAYGELRQLGDWDAIIETPTELVAHAIRRSNYPESKAPRIQATLRAIREQRGGYDLDFLAEMPVKDAMKWLTDLPGVGLKTASLVLLFNYARPVFPVDTHVHRVSTRVGAIPRMGEQAAHRALLRLLPPDPPFLYELHLNLLRHGQRVCTWTRPRCPACVLRERCDAHAIYGNNVPSFGEKPGKG, from the coding sequence GTGACTGAGCCCCTGCTGGGGTTGCCCGAAGGAGAGCGGCCCCTGAACGCGGCCCGCCCGGAGTCGGAGCGGGCCGAACTCCTCCGTTGGATGTTCGACCGGGTGCATGAGGAATACGGCGACCGCACCCACGAGCCCCGGCGCGAGCCCATGCACGAACTTATCAGCACCATCCTCTCCCAGCGCACGACCGCCCGGGACGAGGACGCCGCCTACGGGGAGTTGCGGCAACTCGGCGACTGGGACGCCATCATCGAGACCCCGACCGAGTTGGTGGCGCACGCGATCCGGCGCAGCAACTACCCGGAGAGCAAGGCGCCGCGCATCCAAGCCACCCTACGTGCCATCCGCGAGCAGCGGGGCGGGTACGACCTCGACTTCCTCGCCGAAATGCCAGTCAAGGACGCGATGAAGTGGCTCACCGACCTGCCGGGGGTGGGCCTCAAGACCGCCTCGCTCGTGCTGCTGTTCAACTACGCGCGGCCCGTCTTCCCGGTGGACACGCACGTCCACCGCGTCTCCACCCGGGTCGGCGCGATTCCTCGCATGGGCGAGCAGGCGGCGCACCGGGCCCTGCTGAGGCTCCTGCCGCCCGACCCGCCCTTCCTGTACGAGTTGCACCTGAACCTGCTGCGGCACGGCCAGCGGGTGTGTACGTGGACCCGCCCGAGGTGCCCGGCCTGCGTGCTGCGCGAACGTTGCGACGCCCACGCGATCTACGGGAACAACGTGCCGAGCTTCGGGGAGAAGCCGGGCAAGGGATAA
- a CDS encoding uracil-DNA glycosylase — protein sequence MQTRSLELPEVRQARLERSFELHVAPLNRWAEQVQAESGRWLPFFDPVDGGVLARVLLLLETPGPAVSRTRFVSMDNPDGTAENLRCLLHLSGLRRREAAMWNVVPWQMSENGVVTPWPGQYAEAVPLTQYLLGLLPDLQVVVLVGRHAEKVWPLVGSPLPALVCPHPSPQNVNPRREAATLALGTLVEAHRTVSGTRKGAIPASEE from the coding sequence TTGCAAACACGCAGTCTCGAACTCCCGGAAGTACGACAGGCCCGGCTGGAACGTAGCTTCGAGCTCCACGTCGCCCCGCTCAACCGCTGGGCCGAGCAGGTCCAGGCCGAAAGCGGGCGCTGGCTTCCCTTCTTCGACCCCGTGGACGGTGGTGTCCTGGCGCGGGTCCTGCTGCTGCTCGAAACACCCGGCCCGGCCGTAAGCCGTACCCGCTTCGTCTCGATGGACAACCCGGACGGCACGGCGGAGAACCTGCGTTGCCTGCTGCACCTCTCGGGGCTGCGGCGGCGCGAGGCGGCGATGTGGAACGTCGTGCCGTGGCAGATGAGTGAGAACGGCGTCGTGACCCCCTGGCCAGGGCAGTACGCTGAGGCCGTTCCCCTTACCCAGTACCTTCTCGGCCTCCTCCCCGACCTCCAGGTGGTCGTGCTCGTCGGGCGCCACGCCGAGAAGGTCTGGCCGCTGGTGGGCTCCCCGCTCCCCGCCCTCGTCTGCCCGCATCCCAGCCCACAGAACGTCAACCCGAGGCGGGAGGCAGCTACCCTGGCGCTCGGCACCCTGGTCGAGGCCCACAGGACCGTCTCCGGGACGAGGAAAGGGGCCATCCCCGCCTCCGAGGAGTAG